Proteins co-encoded in one Brassica rapa cultivar Chiifu-401-42 chromosome A02, CAAS_Brap_v3.01, whole genome shotgun sequence genomic window:
- the LOC103850789 gene encoding NADP-dependent malic enzyme 2 has translation MGSTPAEVPCDVVSDNRSGLGGGISDVYGEDLATLDQLVTPWVSSVASGYSLMRDPRYNKGLAFTDKERDAHYLTGLLPPVVLSQEVQERKLMHNLRQYTVPLQRYMALMDLQERNERLFYKLLIDNVEELLPVVYTPTVGEACQKYGSIFRKPQGLYISLKEKGRILEVLKNWPQRGIQVIVVTDGERILGLGDLGCQGMGIPVGKLSLYTALGGIRPSACLPITIDVGTNNEKLLNDEFYIGLKQRRATGQEYAEFLHEFMCAVKQNYGEKVLVQFEDFANHNAFDLLSKYSTSHLVFNDDIQGTASVVLAGLIAAQKVLGKSLADHTFLFLGAGEAGTGIAELIALKISKETGAPIDETRKKIWLVDSKGLIVSSRKESLQHFKQPWAHEHEPVKNLIGAVNAIKPTVLIGTSGVGQTFTQEVVEAMATNNETPLILALSNPTSQAECTAEQAYTWTKGRAIFGSGSPFDPVEYDGKTYFPGQANNCYIFPGLGLGLIMSGAIRVRDDMLLAASEALAAQVTEENFANGLIYPPFSNIREISANIAASVAAKTYELGLASNLPRPKDLVKFAESCMYSPVYRNYR, from the exons ATGGGAAGTACTCCAGCTGAAGTACCATGCGACGTTGTTTCCGACAACAGATCCGGCCTAGGAGGTGGGATCTCCGACGTGTACGGTGAGGATCTAGCCACCCTGGATCAGCTCGTTACTCCTTGGGTTTCCTCTGTCGCCAG TGGATACTCGTTGATGCGTGACCCGAGATACAACAAGGGACTTGCTTTTACTGACAAAGAGAGAGATGCTCATTACTTAACTGGTCTTCTTCCCCCTGTTGTCCTAAGCCAGGAAGTTCAG gagAGGAAGCTGATGCACAATCTGCGCCAGTACACTGTTCCTCTACAGCGTTACATGGCCCTCATGGATCTTCAG GAAAGGAACGAGAGGTTGTTCTACAAGCTTCTGATTGATAACGTCGAGGAGTTGCTTCCAGTTGTGTACACGCCAACAGTTGGTGAGGCTTGCCAGAAGTATGGTAGCATTTTCAGGAAGCCACAGGGTCTCTACATCAGCTTGAAAGAGAA GGGAAGGATTCTTGAAGTGTTGAAGAACTGGCCTCAGAGAGGGATCCAAGTTATCGTTGTTACTGATGGTGAGCGCATTCTCGGTCTGGGAGATCTTGGTTGCCAGGGAATGGGAATTCCAGTGGGGAAGCTTTCTCTTTACACAGCTTTGGGAGGAATCCGTCCATCAGCT TGCCTTCCAATCACCATTGATGTGGGTACAAACAACGAGAAGTTGCTGAATGATGAGTTCTACATTGGCCTTAAACAGCGGAGAGCAACTGGCCAGGAATATGCAGAGTTTCTACATGAGTTCATGTGTGCTGTGAAGCAGAACTATGGAGAGAAAGTGTTGGTACAG TTTGAAGATTTTGCGAATCACAATGCATTTGACCTTCTGTCTAAGTACAGCACGAGTCATCTAGTCTTCAACGACGATATCCAG GGTACTGCATCAGTGGTGCTTGCTGGGCTTATTGCTGCTCAGAAAGTGCTTGGTAAAAGCCTTGCTGACCATACCTTCTTGTTCTTGGGTGCCGGAGAGGCTGGAACCGGTATTGCTGAGCTAATTGCTCTTAAGATCTCTAAAGAG ACTGGAGCTCCTATTGATGAGACACGTAAGAAGATTTGGCTCGTGGACTCCAAGGGACTGATCGTTAGTTCGCGCAAAGAATCGCTTCAGCACTTTAAGCAGCCATGGGCCCATGAGCACGAACCTGTCAAGAACCTCATTGGTGCTGTGAAT GCAATCAAGCCAACAGTTCTCATTGGAACCTCTGGTGTGGGTCAAACTTTCACACAGGAAGTTGTTGAGGCCATGGCTACCAACAACGAG ACACCGTTGATTCTTGCTCTCTCAAACCCTACTTCTCAAGCTGAGTGTACCGCAGAACAGGCTTACACATGGACCAAG GGTCGTGCAATCTTTGGAAGTGGAAGCCCGTTTGATCCTGTTGAGTATGATGGCAAAACTTACTTCCCTGGCCAG GCAAACAACTGTTACATTTTCCCTGGTCTGGGTCTTGGTTTGATCATGTCCGGTGCCATTCGTGTCCGTGATGACATGCTCCTTGCAGCCT CTGAAGCATTGGCCGCTCAAGTCACAGAAGAGAATTTCGCCAACGGTTTGATCTACCCGCCATTCTCAAACATCAGAGAGATCTCTGCTAACATTGCAGCCAGTGTTGCCGCCAAAACCTATGAGCTTG GATTGGCATCGAACCTGCCACGTCCAAAAGATCTGGTGAAGTTTGCAGAGAGCTGCATGTACAGCCCTGTCTACAGAAACTACCGTTAA
- the LOC103850788 gene encoding thioredoxin-related transmembrane protein 2 homolog codes for MPGKCVTNDMRCPTSSKQTPCRFLLHKNNVTSTTFSNHPLLLRLKTNSQPLHDPFETRKHKKMEKKREGGGGAVERTSQIVSDPYYFLHFMAFFSYLPIRASAAPYTSHRLFDRELQAFLAFLMFSAIKMVREETWEAFVADSFLYAKIFLIGVSLVMDYRVAIWFCVIFSVVYLLAQQPAFSKLGTAKKLTPMQLEDLLSDGTTTKYWLIEFYACSSSKCVRSSRCFPELSITYSNSLLSFGTIDLGLFPNAASKFGISLAGGMSQLPTYILYEKGVEVHRFPDFYVDAAPSLPVTKKLLCQHFELDRLLLDYINGS; via the exons ATGCCAGGTAAGTGTGTGACAAATGACATGAGATGCCCAACATCCTCTAAACAAACACCTTGCCGTTTCTTACTACACAAAAACAACGTGACGTCTACTACCTTCTCAAACCATCCTCTTCTTCTCAGACTCAAAACTAACTCGCAACCTCTCCACGATCCCTTCGAAACTCGCAAGCACAAAAAAATGGAGAAGAAGcgtgaaggaggaggaggagcagtCGAAAGAACGAGCCAGATCGTATCAGATCCCTACTACTTCCTCCACTTCATGGCCTTCTTCTCCTACCTCCCGATCCGCGCCTCCGCCGCACCCTACACCTCTCACCGCCTCTTCGACAGAGAACTCCAAGCCTTTCTAGCCTTCCTCATGTTCTCAGCTATAAAG ATGGTTAGGGAGGAGACGTGGGAGGCTTTCGTTGCTGATAGCTTTCTCTACGCTAAG ATCTTTCTTATTGGTGTTTCTTTGGTTATGGATTATCGAGTTGCGATCTGGTTCTGTGTCATTTTCTCAG TTGTGTATCTTTTAGCTCAACAGCCAGCGTTTAGTAAGTTAG GAACTGCGAAGAAGCTGACACCTATGCAGTTGGAGGATTTGCTATCAGATGGGACCACAACTAAGTACTGGTTG ATAGAATTCTATGCATGTAGTTCATCAAAGTGTGTTCGTTCAAGCCGCTGCTTTCCCGAGCTCTCCATCAC GTACTCGaatagtcttttgtcttttgGAACCATAGACCTTGGACTTTTCCCTAATGCTGCATCAAAGTTCGGAATATCTCTTGCCG gtGGAATGTCTCAGCTTCCAACATACATATTATATGAAAAGGGTGTAGAAGTTCATCGGTTCCCAGACTTTTATGTTGACGCTGCACCGTCTTTACCCGTAACCAAG AAACTTCTGTGTCAACATTTTGAGCTCGATAGGCTTCTGCTTGACTACATCAACGGATCATAG